Proteins encoded within one genomic window of Arachis ipaensis cultivar K30076 chromosome B08, Araip1.1, whole genome shotgun sequence:
- the LOC107611885 gene encoding G-type lectin S-receptor-like serine/threonine-protein kinase At4g27290 isoform X2: MIDDARRKLLDWSKRFHIIRGTARGLVYLHQDSRLRVIHRDLKTSNILLDKDMNAKISDFGLARTFASDQTEDKTGRVVGTHGYISPEYAVRGSFSMKSDVFAFGVIMLEVVSGRKNRDFRVPDQNINLLGHAWELWNEGRALELVDESVRDSVIEVEALRCIQIGLLCVQGRPEDRPNMSSVVHVLDDDKPLPRPRLPAFYSHQEDSSLSNHTIYSANEVTMSLLAAR; encoded by the exons ATGATAGATGATGCTAGAAGAAAATTATTAGATTGGTCTAAGCGCTTTCACATTATTCGTGGCACAGCTCGAGGCCTAGTCTACCTGCATCAGGACTCTAGGCTAAGAGTCATTCATAGAGATCTAAAAACTAGTAATATTCTTCTTGACAAAGACATGAATGCAAAAATATCAGACTTCGGTCTTGCTAGGACATTTGCAAGTGATCAGACTGAAGACAAGACTGGAAGAGTGGTGGGAACTCA CGGTTATATTTCTCCTGAGTATGCGGTGCGTGGATCTTTCTCAATGAAGTCTGATGTGTTTGCCTTTGGTGTAATCATGCTTGAGGTAGTCAGTGGGAGGAAGAACAGAGATTTCCGTGTTCCTGACCAAAATATTAACCTTCTTGGACAT GCATGGGAGCTGTGGAATGAGGGGAGGGCTTTGGAGCTGGTAGATGAATCAGTGCGCGATTCGGTCATTGAAGTTGAAGCATTGAGATGTATACAGATAGGGCTGTTATGTGTGCAAGGGAGACCTGAAGATAGGCCTAACATGTCATCTGTAGTTCATGTGTTGGACGACGATAAACCACTGCCTCGGCCGAGGCTGCCTGCATTTTATTCACACCAAGAAGACTCTTCATTAAGTAATCATACAATTTATTCAGCAAACGAGGTTACCATGTCATTGCTAGCAGCaagatag
- the LOC110265258 gene encoding G-type lectin S-receptor-like serine/threonine-protein kinase At4g27290, protein MQNQRVLWFWSLLFSFILRSSTSLDNITPVQSITDGETLISLGGTFELGFYSPGNSNGRYLGIWYHNIFPKVVVWVANREKPLNNTSGVLKLTGEGLLVLVNRSSNSSIVWSTNMSSKVEDKWNPVAQLLESGNLVVKDGHNGDHFLWQSFDYPCDTSLPGMKLGWDLGTGLERTLSSSKSIDDPGRGHYTLRIDLRGDPQIVLMNGNATTIRVGPWNGLMFSGATTYLRYSQFSSQFVFNEQEVFVRFRPENTSKYIRGVAYPWGALQVLHWSIQTRGWETLISIPEAECDKYAICGANSICSTTPTPVCSCLEGFAPKYPGKWKESDWSDGCVRITPLSCSRDGFKKVTGIVLPDTSSSWYNRTMNLLECKEFCLKNCSCTAYSNLDIRDGGSGCLIWFHDLIDIRQGSQDFYIRIGMLLIYILFLITCIIISQYIM, encoded by the coding sequence ATGCAAAACCAGAGAGTGCTATGGTTTTGGTCCCTTCTATTCTCATTTATATTAAGAAGCTCCACTTCACTAGACAATATAACTCCTGTTCAATCCATCACCGATGGAGAGACATTAATTTCGCTTGGAGGAACCTTTGAACTTGGCTTCTACAGCCCCGGAAATTCAAATGGCCGATACTTAGGCATATGGTACCATAACATATTCCCTAAGGTAGTGGTGTGGGTGGCAAACAGAGAAAAACCCCTCAACAACACCTCAGGAGTTCTAAAACTCACCGGCGAAGGACTACTTGTCCTTGTTAATCGCAGCAGCAACAGCAGCATTGTGTGGTCCACCAACATGTCAAGCAAAGTGGAAGATAAATGGAATCCAGTTGCACAGCTCTTGGAGTCAGGAAACCTTGTTGTCAAAGATGGCCATAATGGAGACCACTTTCTATGGCAGAGCTTTGATTATCCTTGTGATACTTCGTTGCCAGGAATGAAGCTGGGATGGGACCTTGGAACAGGTCTAGAGAGGACTCTATCATCTTCAAAAAGTATCGATGATCCCGGCCGCGGACACTACACACTTAGAATAGACCTTAGAGGTGATCCACAAATAGTTCTAATGAATGGAAATGCCACAACAATTAGAGTAGGGCCATGGAATGGGCTAATGTTTTCAGGAGCTACAACTTATTTGCGCTATAGCCAATTTTCATCTCAATTTGTTTTCAATGAACAAGAAGTGTTTGTTAGGTTCAGACCGGAAAATACATCCAAATATATTAGAGGTGTAGCGTACCCTTGGGGAGCTTTGCAGGTTTTGCATTGGTCAATACAAACCAGAGGCTGGGAGACCCTTATTTCTATACCGGAGGCCGAATGTGACAAGTATGCTATTTGTGGTGCAAATTCTATTTGCAGTACTACTCCTACTCCTGTCTGTTCATGCCTTGAAGGATTTGCACCAAAATATCCTGGAAAATGGAAGGAATCTGATTGGTCTGATGGTTGTGTTAGGATCACTCCTTTAAGTTGCAGCAGAGATGGATTCAAGAAGGTCACCGGCATAGTGTTGCCGGACACGTCTTCTTCTTGGTATAACAGGACCATGAACCTGCTGGAATGCAAGGAATTCTGTCTGAAGAATTGTTCTTGTACGGCATATTCCAATTTGGATATCCGTGATGGAGGAAGCGGTTGCTTGATCTGGTTTCATGATCTTATTGACATTAGACAAGGGTCACAAGACTTCTATATCCGAATAGGTATGCTTCTTATttacattttgtttttgattaccTGCATTATAATTTCACAATACATAATGTAA
- the LOC107610678 gene encoding G-type lectin S-receptor-like serine/threonine-protein kinase At1g11410: protein MLLNFDISDDKQNNDSSKRKLTVIVVGSILFIMSLIFGLKSFLWRKKLVETDIFWLKQRDHKREKEDMDLPTFDLSTIVCATDQFSSSNELGKGGYGPVYKGVLANGTEIAVKRLSKNSDQGLQEFKTEVQLIAKLQHRNLVKLLGCCIQQEEKLLIYELMPNRSLDYFIFGPFLYYLEFVLLFLSCRLVDNHVNI from the exons ATGCTCTTGAACTTTGATATCTCAGATGATAAGCAGAACAATGATTCCAGCAAGAGGAAGCTAACAGTTATCGTTGTTGGCTCTATATTGTTCATCATGAGCCTAATATTTGGACTGAAATCATTTCTATGGAGAAAAAAACTTGTGGAGACAG ATATATTTTGGTTGAAGCAGCGTGATCACAAACGGGAAAAGGAGGATATGGACCTCCCAACATTTGATTTATCAACCATAGTTTGTGCCACTGATCAATTTTCTAGCAGTAATGAATTGGGAAAAGGTGGATATGGACCAGTTTATAAG GGTGTACTTGCAAATGGGACTGAGATTGCCGTAAAGAGACTTTCCAAGAACTCTGACCAAGGACTGCAGGAGTTCAAAACGGAAGTTCAGCTAATTGCAAAACTTCAGCATCGCAACCTTGTAAAACTTCTTGGTTGTTGCATTCAGCAAGAAGAGAAACTTCTGATCTATGAGCTCATGCCCAACAGAAGTTTGGACTATTTTATTTTTGGTCCATTCCTTTACTATCTTGAATTTGTGCTTCTTTTTCTCAGTTGTCGTCTTGTAGATAATCATGTTAACATTTGA
- the LOC107611885 gene encoding G-type lectin S-receptor-like serine/threonine-protein kinase At4g27290 isoform X1, with protein sequence MLTFDVLNMIDDARRKLLDWTKRFHIISGTARGLVYLHQDSRLRIIHRDLKTSNILLDEDMNAKISDFGVARTFAADQTEAKTKRVMGTHGYISPEYAVRGSFSMKSDVFAFGVIMLEVVSGRKNRDFRVPDQNINLLGHAWELWNEGRALELVDESVRDSVIEVEALRCIQIGLLCVQGRPEDRPNMSSVVHVLDDDKPLPRPRLPAFYSHQEDSSLSNHTIYSANEVTMSLLAAR encoded by the exons ATGTTAACATTTGACGTTCTCAACATGATAGATGATGCTAGAAGAAAATTATTAGATTGGACCAAGCGCTTTCACATTATTAGTGGCACAGCTCGGGGTTTAGTTTATCTGCATCAGGACTCTAGACTAAGAATCATTCATAGAGATCTAAAAACTAGTAATATTCTTCTTGATGAAGACATGAATGCAAAAATATCAGACTTCGGTGTTGCCAGGACATTTGCTGCCGATCAAACTGAGGCCAAAACAAAAAGAGTGATGGGAACTCA CGGTTATATTTCTCCTGAGTATGCGGTGCGTGGATCTTTCTCAATGAAGTCTGATGTGTTTGCCTTTGGTGTAATCATGCTTGAGGTAGTCAGTGGGAGGAAGAACAGAGATTTCCGTGTTCCTGACCAAAATATTAACCTTCTTGGACAT GCATGGGAGCTGTGGAATGAGGGGAGGGCTTTGGAGCTGGTAGATGAATCAGTGCGCGATTCGGTCATTGAAGTTGAAGCATTGAGATGTATACAGATAGGGCTGTTATGTGTGCAAGGGAGACCTGAAGATAGGCCTAACATGTCATCTGTAGTTCATGTGTTGGACGACGATAAACCACTGCCTCGGCCGAGGCTGCCTGCATTTTATTCACACCAAGAAGACTCTTCATTAAGTAATCATACAATTTATTCAGCAAACGAGGTTACCATGTCATTGCTAGCAGCaagatag